Proteins from a single region of Microtus ochrogaster isolate Prairie Vole_2 linkage group LG5, MicOch1.0, whole genome shotgun sequence:
- the Pou3f2 gene encoding POU domain, class 3, transcription factor 2 has protein sequence MGGGGGGGAQARAAASGLCQESGRELESAGRGGERPASQRVSERERERGGRGGERARAGGRQPGSSSNSRSSKQQKASERASELPARGKRKREGEKRGEQGERAPGRKVTVKCAAPLTRAPSPAPRVMATAASNHYSLLTSSASIVHAEPPGGMQQGAGGYREAQSLVQGDYGALQSNGHPLSHAHQWITALSHGGGGGGGGGGGGGGGGGGGGDGSPWSTSPLGQPDIKPSVVVQQGGRGDELHGPGALQQQHQQQQQQQQQQQQQQQQQQQQQQQRPPHLVHHAANHHPGPGAWRSAATAAHLPPSMGASNGGLLYSQPSFTVNGMLGAGGQPAGLHHHGLRDAHDEPHHADHHPHPHSHPHQQPPPPPPPQGPPGHPGAHHDPHSDEDTPTSDDLEQFAKQFKQRRIKLGFTQADVGLALGTLYGNVFSQTTICRFEALQLSFKNMCKLKPLLNKWLEEADSSSGSPTSIDKIAAQGRKRKKRTSIEVSVKGALESHFLKCPKPSAQEITSLADSLQLEKEVVRVWFCNRRQKEKRMTPPGGTLPGAEDVYGGSRDTPPHHGVQTPVQ, from the coding sequence atgggagggggtggagggggcGGGGCCCAGGCGCGTGCCGCTGCGAGCGGGCTCTGCCAAGAGAGCGGGAGAGAGCTTGAGAGCGCGGGGAGAGGGGGGGAGCGCCCAGCGAGTCAGAGagtgagcgagagagagagagagagaggagggagaggaggagaaagagcgAGGGCGGGCGGGAGGCAGCCCGGCAGCAGCAGTAATAGCAGGAGCAGCAAGCAACAGAAGGCGTCGGAGCGGGCGTCGGAGCTGCCCGctaggggaaagagaaagagagagggagagaagcggGGCGAGCAAGGAGAGAGAGCCCCAGGCAGAAAAGTAACTGTCAAATGCGCGGCTCCTTTAACCAGAGCGCCCAGTCCGGCTCCGAGAGTCATGGCGACCGCAGCGTCTAACCACTACAGCCTGCTCACCTCCAGCGCCTCCATCGTGCACGCCGAGCCGCCCGGCGGCATGCAGCAGGGCGCAGGGGGCTATCGCGAGGCGCAGAGCCTGGTGCAGGGAGACTACGGCGCTCTGCAGAGCAACGGGCACCCGCTCAGCCACGCTCACCAGTGGATCACCGCGCTGTCCCACGGCGgcgggggcggcggcggcggcggtggagGAGGCGGGGGAGGCGGCGGGGGAGGCGGCGACGGCTCCCCGTGGTCCACCAGCCCCCTAGGCCAGCCGGACATCAAGCCCTCGGTGGTGGTACAGCAGGGTGGCCGAGGCGATGAGCTGCACGGGCCAGGAGCGCTACAGCAGCAgcaccaacagcagcagcaacaacagcaacagcagcagcagcagcaacagcagcagcagcagcaacaacaacagcgaCCGCCACATCTGGTGCACCACGCTGCCAACCACCACCCCGGGCCCGGGGCATGGCGGAGTGCGGCGACTGCagctcacctccctccctccatgggAGCGTCCAACGGCGGTTTGCTCTACTCTCAGCCCAGCTTCACGGTGAACGGCATGCTGGGCGCAGGAGGGCAGCCGGCTGGGCTGCACCACCACGGCCTGCGGGACGCCCACGACGAGCCGCATCATGCAGACCACCACCCGCATCCTCACTCTCACCCTCACCAGCAACCGCCCCCGCCACCTCCCCCTCAAGGCCCACCGGGCCACCCAGGCGCACACCACGACCCGCACTCGGATGAGGACACGCCGACCTCAGACGACCTGGAGCAGTTCGCCAAGCAGTTCAAGCAGAGGCGGATCAAACTAGGATTTACTCAAGCAGACGTGGGGCTGGCGCTGGGCACCCTGTATGGCAACGTGTTCTCGCAGACCACCATCTGCAGGTTTGAGGCCCTGCAACTGAGCTTCAAGAACATGTGCAAGCTGAAGCCTTTGTTGAACAAGTGGTTGGAAGAGGCAGACTCGTCCTCGGGCAGCCCCACCAGCATAGACAAGATCGCAGCGCAAGGGCGCAAGCGGAAAAAGCGGACCTCCATCGAGGTGAGCGTCAAGGGGGCTCTGGAGAGCCATTTCCTCAAATGCCCCAAGCCCTCGGCCCAGGAGATCACCTCCCTCGCGGACAGCTTACAGCTGGAGAAGGAGGTGGTGAGAGTTTGGTTTTGtaacaggagacagaaagagaaaaggatgaCCCCTCCCGGAGGGACTCTGCCGGGCGCCGAGGATGTGTACGGGGGGAGTAGGGACACGCCACCACACCATGGGGTGCAGACGCCCGTTCAGTGA